A window from Oncorhynchus mykiss isolate Arlee chromosome 9, USDA_OmykA_1.1, whole genome shotgun sequence encodes these proteins:
- the LOC110532368 gene encoding msx2-interacting protein isoform X3, which translates to MVRETRHLWVGNLPENVREEKIIEHFKRYGRVESVKVLPKRGSEGGVAAFVDFVDIKSAQKAHNSINKMGDRDLRTDYNEPGTIPSAVRGLDNSLSLGSRGRDVSGFTRVAGDLVYVPPALLHSREGRYERRLDGTAESRDRAYDNNAYGHHERAGSSFDRQRHYDSDYYRDTRERMLNTGSGTTSGGVGAGSAGVGGGVVGTCVSACGTGGGAGTVAGGSGGSSSVGVGYYRSHSRSPSHFDTPEPQYDTRAREPFILGSIDHRDLYQEEQGRHGDRSYHDSRSLSPHSSHSRNLSPQRFASPASWPPRSHSGTGSRSRSSSSNSVSSTSSSTSGSSDSSSSSSDDSPARSVQSAAVPAPSALALSAVDKDEPRKSFGVKVQNLPVRSTDTSLKDGLFHEFKKYGKVTSVQIHGALEERYGLVFFRQQEDQEKALGASKGKLFFGMQIEVIIWNGPETESENEYRPLDERIDEFHPKATRTLFIGNLEKTTSYHDLLNIFQRFGEIVDIDIKKVNGAPQYAFLQYCDIGSVCKAITKMDGEYLCNNRLKLGFGKSMPTTCVWLDGLASNITEQYLTRHFCRYGHVVKVVFDRPKGMALILYKNIEYAQAAVKETKGWKIGGNKIKVDFANQESQMAFYRSMQASGQDIRDFYEILSEGSDERRPQYEFAIERPFFDNNVRTPGGALIEDPRRKLPARSRESYTEWDPYQGDFYDPRYFDDPREYRDHRDPYEQDIRKYSYLQRERERERFETDRERDHGRRTIEHSQSPSHPNRPVSPTVSPSLSERLPSDSDRRICCRSSEQSGSCSSLSPPRFDKPDKEHPDQYNKSDKPEKERSFEVERGIGGEKERRAGCKEKGEKEKGEKLRKFKLLSPSIPSPKTDPELEREGSPGLRTKVSKFPPKEKEGSGKGQLDLPPCVVQLTRVKEKEGKSLGHAVLEKQKHGNDSIRLEPPSSDQNSPPFHIKPQKGDIIKHRKVPKDKNMARLVEVVENDVKMKAKIHMKAGPGFDGSNSLDVDRLAARKRRFEESMLKTDRLKRASQEEEECGRLGLRKPAEEENEGDKSLLQIGVHKKEHCKAKSERLVTVFSPKDKQESDIVSMGMGLGLSLELQSRLGEPTEDESNPLDPPCLKIEFWGSKIQRSSSLMKISDDGSLDQDAFKVQPQEDNGGQGVGLYKSRGETEERLESDIDHSQSCQKQMDQSQWLWQKIEEPDKSDKTESPQGSNTEDFERCSLLHEVGKSRQDVTHDSPSNKRKKSDSFNFDLLSAKRERHYRSSQELNEDLCRSVTAFSGSGHFSSNEVYASQLSQSVTNKETKDSPKKEDKVYSHVDSLKYSLDVTPNSLSSPNTEFPKSKTALLGCDEELLQRWESGIKSDFLRMDMTFPSSIVKRESIRKRLVRELEPGEVQSDSDHDGENKNHSTKPNTSLSSILREREERLTDLNFSGSLEKNKFYSFALDKTITPDTKALLERAKSLSSSREDNWSFLDRDSCFASLHSRSDKEKAESAPRPIPSWYMKKKKIHTDSEGKLDAKKEDPKAEDQQRQELFASRFLHSSIFEQDSRRLQHLERKDPDPKSGFGRHLSKHDSVEGQPEPGGVDLQEPIVLFHSRFLELQQRKETSRDHFPPEIENVDVVDKSEGEVQNEQQEGSSKVSEFMQKADIKSVGSSLILPISLFLPSPREILPQQEKEAVLTSSSEQTVSPIKEEKVEHNRDLSPPQSPPLVEIQPPSSILITPLRSVLSEAEVKVEPREELCEPKVTTESNITVDHASFFDDKLPTPGASLSCFDVEAAEFPCSASPKIEENMNMVKMEVQPRKPDSKDFDTPQKSEASHEVHMLVSEAEIKPAKPICKQPKSKRAKPNVSETQILKPPKTVVSEKPVTRKSERIDREKLKRSSSPRGEISSEPITKSPVHVLDPENESSLFLGRTRRRNVRSVYATPSEGEAQPPGKEVVEYSRATRKRGVDKEPVQQLQQDTLNTSTNTRRGRPSKSRRRGEDVSPVKGDTQKATEEDIDIKEPVNTGEGLRMSEGWHSPRMQKVQTAQVSSPTGTSVGRRASRVDKQSESATSTGAKSGDNNEEPEPKIKDESAEAGTLLEEAKQCLPTQKYKDLTNQIAKKLSEGDIERIESTHVEKRQQSEKSGKVKAPRLTQNAKLVTEDKSHCLRNFEIRVSVDDVKGLLCSGEDESESFETTVKKAKPGTPDKEETRTQYLKEAAELSPEEKEVLLDPEPPVDPAATLLARQMELERAVENIAKLTVEKPIQPYKEPPAEPRTLLPPVTVEMEGEKSANPASETELAAAIDSITAEDIPTDTDGFTAPPTYTALVPTPEPLVSPSADYVLEPEKHVIDPDPEMGVLIPSVKPLMPDAKASESSVSGASAQDDSPSPETPKKTGKAVRAKTPKRSRGRKACINRKGETAEDVPEAETSPIKPTESIPEDMEIINSKAATATATVDVTCTMTVDTPKEAEQPAVEQPVPEESAFHASTKSPPHFKKLQLSAVAPALSSSLALKPYPTQLNVPPPHPGTMPVSPDWLPRSEESRIHATPAIQVNVVTPSAQAVTALGNQSANPPMPPDTKASDIDPSSSTLRKILMEPKYVSASNSNAIPTTVLTTTLTDIRMSENENSSDTMTAWNKHLKDRTSPLIPHPTFQKPSPLTETQQNFGEKIVHSVISSPTTSVISRIPMPYDTEEAPRISLSNRNAGLSLPKQKFGSSMNENNRYHGVDAAEDLNSRGWSVVESTPYNTDSSPGLRVNTSQGVVVLSYSGQKTEGPQRISAKISQIPPASAVDIEFQQSVSKSQIKQEPLTPSQPSTPKGPLTPTGYGHPGVLLTGQSYNFQPVISTIKQESPGSDKSESSYHTGLQGSTVMMIQPKMVQQPVTSPQVLMYKKGLGVESIPMLADMAKAHQTSNLSPIMNPHHPSLTGNRMSPSPSTPTDQSVPHLKQEPYSPRTTGHSPFAKVCPPSNSMSPHGSSMVLHPGMPEMSLYISSMHHPHPEQSVIMTPVSHSVTQSVSMGRLSHGEVRMNTPHLSGMNYGRRTDFLPSSHTGPPQRSNMPAVIRDMVVQSHVGPTRGASDCSVEEDIRHYHQGLCRSSTPQLQSDVMMMQAEKRRGLHHAGLCLDQYSMASRDIRDIRDMRILMHHQLGEHTIAEGRQSRTPEARATSITNISAASNSPLVGKGMTQMGKETPKPLEANMSHPPHTESSRIMGVHSSVPVMVSPHHHPQGVQLIHPGGAGSFPVYRDMRGFHSQFSSHSSMGFNLASRGITPSQDADLSHRGMLSQSLSAGSLGGGCETKSDNSHLRHTTSMDLSHMPRIQRDTISPSYTSPMALSHKQELVLQKGPPVFMSSPPAAPLSSSSELRPEGKLGHSGYRSVDMVQLLTTYPIVWQGLLALKSDSVAVQLHFVSGNNVLAHHSLPPLEGGAPLRIAQRMRLEASQLEGVARRMMVENDYCLLLALPCGRDQEDVHSQTLLLKGGFITYLQKKQAAGIINVPNPGSNQPAYVVQIFPPCEFSESHLCRLAPDLLNSISSISPHLMIVIASV; encoded by the exons CAGTGATTCCAGCAGTAGTTCGAGTGATGACTCCCCAGCACGTTCAGTTCAGTCTGCTGCCGTCCCTGCACCTTCAGCTCTGGCTTTATCTGCCGTTGACAAGGATGAGCCTCGAAAAAGTTTTGGTGTCAAGGTTCAGAATCTTCCTGTGCGTTCTACAG ATACAAGTCTGAAGGATGGCCTGTTCCATGAGTTCAAGAAGTATGGGAAGGTGACTTCTGTGCAAATCCATGGAGCTTTAGAGGAGCGCTATGGACTTGTGTTCTTTCGCCAGCAAGAGGACCAGGAGAAGGCCCTTGGCGCATCAAAGGGGAAGCTGTTTTTTGGCATGCAAATTGAGGTCATCATCTGGAATGGCCCTG AGACTGAAAGCGAGAATGAGTACCGGCCTCTGGATGAGAGGATAGACGAATTTCACCCCAAAGCCACACGAACTCTGTTTATTGGCAACCTGGAAAAGACCACCAGCTACCATGACCTTCTCAATATCTTTCAGCGTTTTGGGGAGATAGTG GATATTGACATCAAGAAAGTTAATGGTGCCCCTCAGTATGCCTTTCTACAGTACTGTGACATTGGCAGTGTTTGTAAGGCCATAACGAAGATGGATGGAGAGTACCTCTGCAACAATAGGCTAAAG CTGGGATTTGGAAAAAGCATGCCCACAACTTGTGTTTGGTTGGATGGTTTAGCCTCCAACATCACAGAGCAGTATCTCACTCGTCATTTCTGTCGTTATGGACATGTTGTCAAG GTTGTATTTGACAGACCCAAAGGAATGGCCCTTATCCTGTATAAAAACATTGAATATGCACAGGCCGCTGTCAAAGAGACCAAGGGTTGGAAGATTGGTGGCAACAAAATTAAG GTGGACTTTGCCAATCAGGAAAGTCAGATGGCTTTCTATCGCTCAATGCAGGCATCTGGGCAGGACATTCGCGACTTCTATGAAATCCTATCTGAAGGAAG tgaTGAACGCAGGCCTCAATATGAGTTTGCAATTGAACGGCCATTCTTTGACAACAATGTGCGAACACCTGGAGGAGCCTTAATAGAAGACCCCCGTCGCAAGTTACCTGCCAGGAGCCGCGAGTCCTACACTGAATGGGACCCATACCAGGGAGATTTCTATGACCCACGTTACTTTGATGACCCGCGTGAATACAGAGATCACAGAGACCCCTATGAGCAGGACATCCGCAAATACAGTTACTTGCAGAGGGAGCGTGAGAGGGAGCGCTTTGAAACAGACCGTGAACGTGACCATGGGCGGAGGACAATTGAACACAGCCAGAGCCCTTCTCACCCTAATCGCCCTGTCAGTCCTAcagtgtccccctctctctctgagcgTCTACCAAGTGACTCTGATCGCCGCATTTGCTGTAGATCCTCAGAGCAAAGTGGCAGCTGCAGTTCACTCTCACCTCCAAGATTTGACAAGCCTGACAAGGAACACCCTGACCAGTATAATAAGAGTGATAAGCCAGAGAAGGAGAGATCTTTTGAAGTTGAACGTGGTATTGGCGGTGAAAAGGAAAGGCGGGCCGGGTGCAAGGAGAAGGGTGAAAAGGAGAAAGGCGAAAAGCTGAGGAAATTTAAGTTGCTATCTCCCAGTATTCCATCGCCTAAGACGGACCCTGAACTTGAAAGAGAAGGTAGTCCAGGCCTTCGAACCAAAGTCAGCAAGTTTCCTCCTAAGGAAAAAGAAGGCTCGGGCAAAGGACAGCTAGACCTACCACCTTGTGTGGTGCAGCTAACGCGTGTGAAGGAGAAGGAAGGAAAATCGCTTGGTCATGCTGTCctagaaaaacaaaaacatgggAATGACAGTATTCGGCTTGAACCACCCTCAAGTGACCAGAACAGTCCTCCCTTTCACATAAAGCCTCAAAAAGGAGATATAATCAAGCATAGAAAGGTGCCCAAAGACAAAAACATGGCAAGACTGGTTGAAGTTGTAGAAAATGATGTTAAAATGAAAGCCAAAATACATATGAAAGCTGGCCCTGGGTTTGATGGATCTAACTCTTTAGATGTTGACCGTCTAGCTGCACGAAAGAGGCGTTTTGAAGAATCGATGCTGAAGACCGATCGACTGAAGAGGGCCAGTCAGGAAGAGGAAGAGTGTGGTAGATTGGGACTCAGGAAGCCAGctgaggaggagaatgagggtGACAAGAGCCTATTGCAAATAGGGGTTCATAAAAAAGAGCATTGCAAGGCTAAATCTGAGAGACTTGTTACTGTTTTCAGTCCTAAAGATAAACAAGAGTCTGATATTGTCTCCATGGGAATGGGCCTTGGACTCAGTTTGGAACTTCAGTCACGACTTGGAGAGCCAACAGAAGATGAATCTAATCCATTAGACCCACCCTGTCTGAAAATTGAGTTTTGGGGATCAAAAATCCAGAGGAGTTCAAGTCTCATGAAAATCTCTGATGATGGGAGTCTTGACCAAGACGCATTCAAGGTACAGCCGCAAGAAGACAATGGTGGGCAGGGTGTAGGACTATACAAAAGCAGAGGGGAGACTGAGGAACGACTTGAGTCTGACATTGACCACTCTCAGAGCTGCCAAAAACAAATGGACCAGAGCCAATGGCTTTGGCAGAAGATAGAAGAGCCTGACAAATCAGATAAAACCGAAAGCCCACAAGGCAGCAACACAGAGGACTTTGAACGTTGCAGTCTGTTGCATGAGGTAGGAAAATCACGTCAAGATGTCACACATGATTCTCCATCTAACAAACGTAAGAAATCTGATAGTTTTAACTTTGACTTGCTAAGTGCTAAGAGAGAACGACACTACAGGTCTTCCCAGGAATTAAATGAAGACCTTTGCCGGAGTGTCACAGCCTTTTCTGGCTCTGGTCACTTTTCCTCAAATGAAGTGTATGCTTCCCAGTTATCACAATCAGTTACCAATAAAGAGACTAAAGACTCTCCTAAAAAAGAGGACAAAGTCTACTCGCATGTAGATTCATTGAAATACAGCTTGGACGTGACACCCAATAGTCTCAGTTCCCCGAACACAGAATTTCCTAAGTCTAAGACAGCATTGCTTGGGTGTGATGAGGAGCTACTTCAACGATGGGAGAGCGGAATCAAATCTGACTTCCTCAGAATGGACATGACCTTCCCCAGTAGCATTGTGAAACGTGAAAGCATTCGCAAACGTCTTGTGCGTGAACTAGAGCCTGGAGAAGTACAGTCAGATTCAGATCATGATGGGGAGAACAAAAACCACTCCACTAAGCCCAACACTTCACTGTCCTCTATCCTCAGGGAACGTGAAGAAAGGTTGACAGACCTGAATTTCTCAGGCTCCCTGGAGAAGAATAAGTTTTATTCTTTTGCATTAGACAAGACTATAACTCCAGACACAAAAGCACTTCTTGAGCGAGCCAAGTCATTGTCTTCCTCAAGGGAGGATAATTGGTCCTTTCTTGACAGAGACTCTTGCTTTGCAAGTCTTCACAGTAGATCAGACAAAGAAAAGGCAGAGTCTGCACCACGACCTATCCCGTCTTGGtacatgaagaagaagaagattcaTACTGACTCTGAAGGTAAACTGGATGCCAAAAAGGAGGACCCCAAAGCAGAGGATCAGCAACGGCAGGAGCTGTTTGCCTCTCGTTTTCTTCATAGTTCAATCTTTGAGCAAGATTCACGGCGATTGCAACATCTTGAGCGCAAAGATCCAGATCCTAAGTCGGGATTTGGTAGACATCTTTCCAAACACGATTCTGTCGAAGGACAACCTGAGCCAGGAGGAGTGGACCTTCAAGAGCCCATAGTGCTTTTTCATAGCCGCTTTCTAGAGCTTCAACAACGGAAGGAGACCTCAAGGGACCACTTTCCACCAGAAATTGAAAACGTTGATGTGGTTGATAAGAGTGAAGGAGAAGTTCAGAATGAACAACAAGAAGGGTCTTCCAAAGTTTCAGAGTTCATGCAGAAGGCTGATATTAAATCAGTCGGCTCTTCTCTCATCCTACCAATTTCATTGTTTCTTCCTTCACCCAGAGAGATATTGCCACAGCAGGAGAAAGAGGCTGTTTTAACTTCCTCATCTGAACAGACTGTCTCACCGATTAAAGAGGAAAAAGTGGAACATAATCGTGATTTGTCCCCACCCCAATCTCCTCCACTAGTAGAGATCCAACCACCATCCTCGATTTTAATCACACCCCTACGGTCTGTTCTTTCAGAGGCTGAGGTTAAAGttgaacctagagaggaactatgTGAACCCAAAGTTACAACTGAGAGCAATATTACAGTGGATCATGCGTCTTTCTTTGATGATAAGCTTCCCACTCCTGGTGCCTCATTAAGTTGTTTTGATGTAGAGGCTGCCGAATTCCCTTGCTCTGCTTCCCCTAAGATTGAAGAGAATATGAACATGGTAAAGATGGAGGTCCAACCACGGAAACCAGATTCTAAGGACTTTGATACACCTCAGAAATCTGAAGCTTCCCATGAGGTTCACATGCTAGTTTCAGAGGCTGAAATTAAACCAGCAAAGCCAATTTGCAAACAACCCAAGAGTAAAAGGGCTAAGCCAAATGTGTCCGAAACACAAATCCTGAAGCCCCCCAAAACAGTTGTCTCTGAGAAACCAGTTACCCGAAAGAGTGAGCGAATTGACAGAGAGAAATTGAAAAGGTCTTCATCTCCACGAGGAGAAATATCATCAGAGCCTATAACCAAGTCACCAGTTCATGTCCTTGACCCTGAGAATGAATCAAGCCTATTCCTCGGAAGGACTAGACGCCGAAATGTTCGGTCTGTTTATGCCACACCATCTGAAGGGGAGGCCCAGCCACCAGGTAAAGAGGTGGTGGAGTATTCTCGCGCCACACGTAAACGTGGTGTTGACAAAGAACCAGTGCAGCAGCTGCAGCAGGACACATTGAACACATCTACTAACACAAGGCGAGGTCGCCCATCCAAGTCACGCAGGCGAGGGGAAGATGTGTCACCAGTAAAAGGAGACACACAGAAAGCAACCGAGGAAGACATTGATATCAAAGAGCCTGTGAACACTGGAGAGGGTTTAAGAATGTCTGAGGGGTGGCATTCACCCCGTATGCAGAAAGTGCAGACCGCTCAAGTGTCTTCACCTACTGGAACCTCTGTTGGCAGGAGAGCAAGTAGAGTAGACAAACAATCTGAGAGTGCAACATCAACAGGAGCGAAGTCGGGTGATAATAATGAAGAGCCTGAGCCCAAAATAAAAGATGAGTCTGCAGAAGCAGGGACATTATTAGAGGAAGCAAAGCAATGCTTACCAACACAAAAATACAAAGATCTAACTAATCAAATTGCAAAAAAGTTATCTGAAGGGGACATTGAGAGGATAGAATCTACCCATGTAGAGAAAAGACAACAATCTGAAAAGAGTGGGAAAGTAAAAGCACCAAGGTTGACACAAAATGCCAAATTGGTGACAGAGGATAAATCGCATTGCTTGAGAAACTTTGAGATTCGTGTAAGCGTAGATGATGTGAAAGGGTTGCTTTGCTCTGGGGAGGATGAGTCTGAATCTTTTGAGACCACTGTTAAAAAGGCCAAACCAGGAACACCAGATAAAGAAGAAACAAGGACTCAGTATCTGAAAGAAGCAGCAGAACTCAGCCCAGAGGAAAAGGAAGTTCTATTAGACCCTGAACCACCGGTGGACCCAGCAGCCACTCTTTTGGCACGTCAGATGGAACTGGAACGGGCAGTGGAGAATATTGCCAAACTTACAGTTGAGAAACCTATTCAACCCTATAAGGAACCACCTGCAGAGCCGCGTACcctactgccccctgtcactgTAGAAATGGAGGGGGAGAAGTCTGCTAATCCTGCCAGTGAAACCGAACTGGCTGCTGCCATTGATTCCATTACTGCTGAAGACATACCTACTGATACAGATGGGTTCACAGCTCCTCCCACTTACACTGCACTTGTTCCTACCCCAGAGCCCCTGGTCTCCCCCTCTGCCGATTATGTTTTGGAACCAGAAAAACACGTTATTGACCCAGACCCAGAGATGGGAGTTCTGATTCCCAGTGTCAAGCCCTTGATGCCAGATGCTAAAGCCTCTGAATCATCTGTTTCTGGGGCCTCTGCCCAAGATGATTCCCCTTCACCAGAAACACCCAAGAAAACAGGGAAAGCAGTCAGAGCTAAGACTCCAAAGAGGTCCAGGGGACGAAAGGCTTGTATCAACAGGAAGGGAGAGACTGCTGAAGATGTACCAGAAGCTGAGACCTCCCCTATCAAGCCAACAGAGTCCATTCCTGAAGACATGGAAATAATCAACTCTAAGGCAGCTACTGCTACAGCAACAGTGGATGTCACATGCACCATGACTGTGGACACCCCTAAGGAGGCAGAACAACCTGCTGTGGAACAACCCGTACCTGAAGAATCTGCCTTTCACGCTAGCACCAAGAGTCCTCCTCATTTCAAAAAGTTACAACTATCAGCAGTAGCCCCTGCTCTTTCTTCATCCCTTGCGCTCAAACCATATCCAACCCAATTGAATGTCCCTCCACCCCACCCCGGCACAATGCCTGTTTCACCAGACTGGCTTCCCAGATCTGAAGAAAGTAGAATTCATGCTACTCCTGCAATTCAAGTTAATGTAGTCACTCCCTCTGCACAAGCAGTAACTGCACTTGGGAACCAGTCAGCAAATCCACCCATGCCTCCTGATACTAAGGCATCGGATATTGACCCTAGCTCCAGCACTCTAAGAAAGATCCTCATGGAGCCCAAATATGTATCAGCATCAAACAGCAATGCCATCCCTACTACAGTCTTAACGACAACGCTGACAGACATTCGCATGTCAGAGAATGAGAACTCGTCTGACACAATGACCGCTTGGAACAAGCATCTTAAAGACAGAACCTCGCCTTTGATACCACATCCCACTTTTCAAAAACCTTCCCCGCTCACAGAGACCCAGCAGAACTTTGGAGAGAAGATAGTCCATTCAGTAATTTCTTCGCCTACTACCTCTGTCATCAGCCGGATTCCAATGCCCTATGATACTGAGGAAGCACCTCGAATCTCCCTAAGTAACCGTAATGCTGGCCTATCTTTACCCAAACAGAAATTCGGATCAAGTATGAATGAGAACAATCGTTACCATGGAGTGGATGCGGCAGAGGATTTGAACAGCAGAGGATGGTCGGTAGTTGAGAGCACACCCTACAACACAGACTCCAGTCCTGGCCTCAGGGTGAATACATCACAGGGTGTGGTAGTACTAAGTTACTCAGGGCAAAAAACAGAGGGACCTCAACGGATCAGCGCCAAAATTAGCCAGATCCCACCAGCCAGTGCAGTTGACATAGAGTTCCAGCAGTCTGTCTCTAAATCTCAGATTAAGCAAGAACCGCTTACTCCATCCCAGCCTTCCACCCCCAAGGGACCCCTGACACCCACAGGGTACGGACACCCTGGGGTACTCTTAACTGGCCAGTCATACAATTTTCAGCCTGTCATCTCCACTATTAAGCAGGAGAGTCCTGGTTCTGACAAGTCAGAGTCGTCATATCACACTGGACTTCAGGGTAGCACAGTAATGATGATTCAACCAAAGATGGTTCAACAACCGGTTACAAGTCCTCAAGTATTGATGTACAAGAAAGGGCTTGGAGTAGAATCTATACCAATGCTGGCGGATATGGCAAAGGCACACCAGACATCCAACCTCAGTCCAATCATGAATCCACATCACCCATCTTTGACTGGAAACCGTATGAGTCCTAGTCCCAGTACCCCAACTGATCAGTCAGTCCCACACCTCAAGCAAGAGCCCTACTCCCCTCGAACAACAGGCCACTCACCTTTTGCCAAAGTTTGCCCTCCCAGCAACTCAATGTCCCCCCATGGCAGCTCTATGGTTTTGCATCCTGGTATGCCTGAGATGTCTCTGTACATCTCCAGTATGCACCACCCCCACCCAGAGCAGTCTGTTATCATGACCCCAGTGTCGCATAGCGTCACCCAGTCAGTGTCTATGGGTCGCCTCTCTCACGGTGAGGTCAGGATGAACACCCCACACCTTTCTGGAATGAATTACGGAAGACGGACGGATTTCCTACCATCTTCCCACACTGGGCCCCCTCAACGCTCCAACATGCCAGCCGTGATCAGAGACATGGTGGTGCAGTCCCACGTGGGCCCCACTCGGGGAGCCTCAGACTGCAGCGTCGAGGAGGACATAAGGCACTACCACCAGGGGCTGTGCAGATCCTCTACACCCCAGCTCCAATCAGATGTGATGATGATGCAGGCAGAGAAACGGAGAGGGCTGCATCACGCAGGTCTATGTCTGGACCAGTACAGCATGGCCTCCCGAGACATCAGAGACATACGGGACATGCGCATCCTGATGCACCATCAGCTAGGAGAGCACACCATCGCAGAGGGACGTCAGTCACGAACTCCTGAGGCAAGAGCAACCTCAATTACCAACATCTCTGCTGCTTCCAATAGTCCCTTGGTTGGAAAAGGCATGACACAGATGGGGAAGGAGACTCCCAAACCATTGGAAGCAAATATGTCTCACCCACCTCATACCGAGAGCAGCAGGATCATGGGGGTCCATTCATCCGTCCCTGTTATGGTgtctcctcatcatcatcctcaagGGGTTCAGCTGATTCATCCAGGCGGCGCTGGCTCCTTCCCAGTGTACAGGGATATGCGGGGCTTCCACTCCCAGTTTTCCAGTCACTCTTCGATGGGATTTAACCTGGCTTCCCGCGGCATCACACCTTCCCAG GATGCTGATCTCAGCCACAGGGGAATGCTGTCTCAGTCACTATCTGCTGGGTCACTTGGTGGAGGATGTGAAACCAAATCGGACAACTCCCACCTCCGTCACACAACCTCCATGGACCTATCCCACATGCCCCGGATACAGAGGGACACCATTTCACCCTCTTATACATCTCCCATGGCTCTCTCCCACAAGCAAGAGCTAGTTCTGCAGAAGGGCCCACCAGTCTTCATGTCGAGCCCTCCAGCAGCACCCCTCTCAAGTTCCTCGGAGTTGCGCCCTGAGGGTAAACTGGGGCACTCAGGATACCGGTCCGTCGATATGGTGCAGCTTTTAACG ACATACCCCATAGTGTGGCAAGGCCTGCTGGCACTGAAGAGTGACTCAGTTGCCGTGCAGCTCCACTTTGTCTCTGGCAACAATGTGCTGGCTCACCACTCACTGCCGCCCCTGGAGGGAGGTGCCCCACTCCGCATTGCACAGAGGATGAGACTGGAAGCGTCCCAGCTGGAGGGCGTGGCTCGCAGGATGATG GTGGAGAATGACTACTGCCTCTTGCTAGCTCTGCCATGTGGACGAGATCAGGAGGACGTTCACAGCCAGACCCTTCTCTTGAAAGGAGGCTTCATCACCTACCTACAGAAAAAACAGGCAGCTGGGATCATCAACGTCCCCAACCCCGGCTCTAATCAG CCGGCATATGTGGTGCAGATTTTCCCACCGTGTGAGTTCTCAGAGAGCCATCTGTGCCGGCTTGCCCCCGACCTTCTCAACAGTATCTCCAGCATCTCCCCTCACCTCATGATTGTCATTGCCTCCGTGTAA